The genomic window TGGGTTCCCGTCTCAAATAAAATATAAAAGTAAGGATGGTCATTATGGAAGAAAAGGTTGGGTTTAAGCTCAATGTTCCCCATGTATTTATCATCCTGGCTATCCTCGTATTCCTTGCCGCGGCGGCAACATGGGTGCTGCCGGCGGGCACTTTCGACAGGGTGGAAAATGAAGAGGGGAGGGAGGTCGTGGTCCCCGGCACTTACAAAGTTGCCGAATCATCTCCTGTTGGAGTTTTTATTTTTCTCATGTCGTTTTACGACGGCATAATCGAGGCAGCAGATGTAATATCATTTATACTGTTGGTTTCAGGTGCCTTTGCGATTGTAAGAAAAACCGGAGCACTGGATGCAGGCATTACTTCCGCTGTCCAGCACATCCGTGGCGGCGAATATTTCGCCTTGACTATCCTGATGGTACTTTTTGCCATATGCGGGGCTACTTTTGGCATGTATGAAGAAGCCTACCCCTTTGTATTTATGCTGATGCCCCTGTGTGTCCAGATGGGATTCGATGCTATGACTGGAGCTGCAGTCCTCTTCATCGGCATAAATGCAGGATTTGCCGGAGCCTTTTTCAATCCCTTTACGGTTGGTTTATCCCAGAGCCTTGCAAAACTCCCGCTATATTCCGGCATAGGTTTTAGGGTGATAACATGTATAATCCTTGTGGGGGAAGGTATATGGTTTACCCTTAGATATGCTAAAAAAATCCGGGAAAATCCAGATTTATCCATTTCCAAAGAAGCTACCGAATACTGGAAAAACAGACTGAATTCCAGCAGCCCCGAATCTAAAATGAATTTGAGGCACACAGTAGTCCTTTTAATACTCTTGGCAGCAATGATCGGCCTCATCTATGGCGTCTTAAAATATGAATGGTACATGGCGGAGATTTCGGCATTGTTCCTGTTGATGGGTATTGTTTCAGGATTTGTTGGAGGCATATCTTTAAATAAGATGGCCGAGGAAATGGAAAAGGCCGCATCGGAGATAATAGGTCCATGTATGGTGATCGGCTTTGCCAGGGCTATTA from Biomaibacter acetigenes includes these protein-coding regions:
- a CDS encoding YfcC family protein, coding for MEEKVGFKLNVPHVFIILAILVFLAAAATWVLPAGTFDRVENEEGREVVVPGTYKVAESSPVGVFIFLMSFYDGIIEAADVISFILLVSGAFAIVRKTGALDAGITSAVQHIRGGEYFALTILMVLFAICGATFGMYEEAYPFVFMLMPLCVQMGFDAMTGAAVLFIGINAGFAGAFFNPFTVGLSQSLAKLPLYSGIGFRVITCIILVGEGIWFTLRYAKKIRENPDLSISKEATEYWKNRLNSSSPESKMNLRHTVVLLILLAAMIGLIYGVLKYEWYMAEISALFLLMGIVSGFVGGISLNKMAEEMEKAASEIIGPCMVIGFARAIMVVLNKGNVTDTILYGMSNTVSIFGGIGAAVLMYIIIYLLEFLISSGTAKAAILVPILTPLCDLVGVSRQTMVLAYQLGDGILNMWEPTSPEVYSILGAAKIKFVEWFKWALPITIIWTVTGFILVVVAQLINYGP